A single genomic interval of Christensenellaceae bacterium 44-20 harbors:
- the aroC gene encoding chorismate synthase, producing MSSHIGKNITVSIFGQSHSQAIGAVIDGLPAGFAVDMGKVRAFLARRAPGRAAYATARREADEPIILSGLAEGKTCGAPLAMLIGNGDTRSKDYEKLRDVPRPGHADFTANLRYGGFQDVRGGGHFSGRLTAPLCFAGAICLQMLEQRGVFVGAHIASVAGISDAPFDPVRVCPADLQAVSAKPFAVIDDAAGAAMQEKIAQAKADLDSVGGTIECAAVGFPAGIGDPMFDGLENRLAAALFGIPAVKGLEFGAGFAAAEMRGSQNNDPFFLEGDRVLTKTNHAGGILGGISTGMPLLFHLAFKPTPSIARAQDSVSLSRKKPEKLEIAGRHDPCIVPRAVPVVEAAAAIVLLDALLGA from the coding sequence TACCGTCTCTATCTTTGGGCAATCCCATAGCCAGGCGATTGGCGCCGTCATCGACGGCCTGCCCGCCGGCTTTGCCGTGGATATGGGGAAAGTGCGGGCCTTTCTGGCGCGCAGAGCCCCCGGCCGCGCGGCCTATGCCACGGCGCGCAGGGAGGCGGATGAGCCCATCATCCTCTCCGGCCTGGCAGAGGGCAAAACCTGCGGCGCGCCGCTGGCCATGCTCATCGGGAACGGCGATACCCGCTCCAAAGACTACGAAAAACTGCGGGATGTTCCCCGGCCCGGCCACGCGGATTTTACCGCGAACCTGCGCTACGGCGGCTTTCAGGATGTGCGCGGCGGCGGGCACTTTTCCGGCCGGCTGACTGCCCCGCTCTGTTTTGCCGGGGCCATCTGCCTGCAAATGCTGGAACAGCGGGGCGTCTTTGTCGGCGCGCATATCGCCTCCGTCGCGGGCATATCTGATGCGCCGTTTGACCCGGTGCGCGTCTGCCCGGCGGATTTGCAGGCCGTTTCGGCCAAGCCCTTTGCCGTCATAGACGATGCCGCCGGCGCGGCCATGCAGGAGAAAATCGCCCAGGCCAAGGCGGATCTGGACAGCGTGGGCGGCACCATCGAGTGCGCCGCCGTCGGCTTCCCGGCCGGCATTGGCGATCCCATGTTCGATGGCCTGGAAAACCGCCTGGCCGCGGCGCTGTTCGGCATCCCGGCCGTCAAGGGCCTGGAGTTCGGCGCGGGGTTCGCGGCGGCAGAGATGCGGGGCAGCCAGAATAACGACCCCTTCTTTCTGGAAGGAGATCGGGTTTTGACCAAAACCAACCACGCCGGCGGCATTCTGGGCGGCATCAGCACGGGCATGCCCCTGCTCTTCCATCTGGCCTTCAAGCCCACGCCCTCCATCGCAAGAGCGCAGGATTCGGTCTCGCTTTCCCGGAAAAAACCCGAGAAACTGGAGATTGCCGGGCGGCACGACCCGTGCATCGTCCCAAGGGCGGTTCCCGTGGTAGAGGCGGCGGCGGCCATCGTGCTGCTGGATGCCCTGCTGGGCGCATAG
- the pheA gene encoding prephenate dehydratase has product MDINQAREKLNGIDDQLVSLFAERMHTVLAVAQYKKEHNLTVLDKSRETDILNRVTEAAGPELAGYTKVLFSTLFDVSRSYQSQFIHKDSALQKEVRQALEQTPAKMPDQAIVACQGVEGAYSQAACEKLFSLPSIMYFKSFEAVFNAVDKGMCRYGILPIENSSAGSVSQVYDLMKKFRFSIVRSVKLRINHTLLVKKGTRLEDIREIYSHEQGLAQCNEFLREHPEIKANVYENTAVAAKMVADSDRTDIAAISSRECAELYGLQILSDHIQNSDNNYTRFICISRAPEIYPGADKMSLMFTLPHRPGSLYSVITKFATLGLNLTKIESRPIPGKDFEFMFYFDASVSAHSDALLKLLAELEGTLEQFSFLGCYAETF; this is encoded by the coding sequence ATGGATATCAACCAAGCAAGAGAAAAGCTCAACGGGATCGACGACCAGCTAGTCTCCCTGTTTGCCGAGCGGATGCACACGGTGCTGGCCGTGGCGCAGTATAAGAAGGAGCATAACCTGACCGTGCTGGATAAAAGCCGGGAGACGGATATTTTAAACCGCGTTACCGAAGCGGCAGGCCCCGAGCTTGCGGGGTATACCAAAGTGCTGTTCAGCACACTGTTCGATGTCTCCCGCTCCTATCAGAGCCAGTTTATCCACAAGGATTCCGCTCTGCAAAAGGAAGTGCGCCAGGCGCTGGAGCAGACGCCCGCCAAAATGCCGGATCAGGCCATCGTGGCCTGCCAGGGCGTGGAGGGGGCATATTCCCAGGCGGCCTGCGAAAAGCTCTTCTCCCTGCCCAGCATCATGTATTTCAAATCCTTCGAGGCGGTGTTTAACGCGGTGGATAAGGGCATGTGCCGCTATGGCATCCTGCCCATCGAAAACAGCTCGGCCGGCTCTGTCAGCCAGGTTTACGACCTGATGAAGAAGTTCCGCTTCTCCATCGTGCGCAGCGTCAAACTGCGCATCAACCACACCCTGCTGGTCAAAAAAGGCACGCGGCTGGAGGATATCCGGGAGATCTATTCGCATGAGCAGGGGCTGGCCCAGTGCAACGAATTTCTGCGGGAGCACCCGGAGATCAAGGCGAATGTCTATGAGAACACCGCGGTTGCGGCCAAGATGGTCGCCGATTCGGACCGCACGGATATTGCCGCCATCTCCTCCCGGGAATGCGCAGAGCTCTATGGCCTGCAAATTCTCTCGGATCACATCCAGAACAGCGACAACAACTACACCCGCTTTATTTGCATCTCCCGCGCCCCGGAGATCTACCCCGGCGCAGACAAGATGAGCCTGATGTTCACCCTGCCGCACCGCCCGGGCTCGCTTTACAGCGTCATCACCAAGTTTGCCACCCTGGGGCTCAACCTGACCAAGATCGAGAGCCGCCCCATCCCCGGCAAGGATTTCGAGTTCATGTTCTATTTCGATGCCAGCGTCTCGGCGCATTCGGATGCGCTTCTAAAGCTGCTGGCCGAGCTGGAGGGGACGCTGGAGCAGTTCTCCTTCCTGGGCTGCTATGCGGAGACCTTCTAA
- a CDS encoding shikimate kinase, translated as MAEYGLLGEKLSHSFSPQIHAQLADYDYQLISLPPEKLDGFLREKQFRGLNVTIPYKKAVIPYLDELSPIARRIGAVNTIANRGGRLFGDNTDYAGLGYAIARAGICLSGKKVLILGSGGTSKTAHAVAEDLGAREIFTISRSGEHNYQNLSRHADAQIIINTTPVGMFPQNGQAPLGLAQFSRLEGVVDVIYNPLKTALLLEAEALGIPHTNGLPMLVAQAKAACEVFLQKSISQEKTEQILKNLENRLRSVVFVGMPGSGKTTVGRLLAEKLGREFIDSDDAIAQSAGKSVPEIFAEEGEAGFRKREQQAIAQLTQRLGTVLSVGGGAILLEENRRALRQNAAVFLLTRDLEKLPLDGRPLSKDPAALRKLAEVRGPLYQAVCDFAVDNNASLSDTLEKVLALLGEEMPK; from the coding sequence ATGGCAGAATACGGGCTTTTAGGGGAAAAGCTCTCGCACAGCTTTTCTCCCCAAATACACGCGCAGCTGGCGGATTACGACTACCAGCTCATCTCCCTGCCCCCCGAAAAGCTGGATGGCTTTCTGCGGGAAAAGCAGTTTCGCGGCCTGAATGTTACCATCCCATATAAGAAGGCCGTCATCCCCTATCTGGATGAGCTTTCGCCCATCGCCCGGCGCATCGGGGCCGTCAACACCATCGCCAACCGGGGCGGCAGGCTCTTTGGCGACAACACGGATTACGCCGGCCTGGGATACGCCATTGCCCGGGCGGGCATCTGCCTTTCCGGCAAAAAAGTGCTCATTTTGGGCAGCGGGGGCACTTCCAAAACCGCCCATGCCGTGGCCGAGGATCTGGGCGCTCGGGAGATTTTCACCATCTCCCGCTCGGGAGAGCACAACTATCAGAACCTCTCCCGCCATGCGGATGCCCAGATTATCATCAACACCACGCCTGTGGGTATGTTCCCGCAGAACGGCCAGGCGCCCCTTGGCCTGGCGCAGTTTTCGCGGCTGGAGGGCGTGGTCGACGTCATCTATAACCCGCTCAAAACCGCGCTGCTGTTAGAGGCCGAGGCGCTGGGCATCCCGCATACCAACGGCCTGCCCATGCTCGTCGCCCAGGCAAAGGCGGCCTGCGAGGTGTTTCTGCAAAAGAGCATTTCCCAGGAGAAAACCGAGCAGATTTTGAAAAACCTGGAAAACCGGCTGAGAAGCGTGGTGTTCGTCGGGATGCCGGGCAGCGGCAAAACCACGGTGGGCCGCCTGCTGGCCGAAAAGCTGGGCCGGGAGTTTATCGACAGCGACGACGCCATCGCGCAGAGCGCCGGAAAAAGCGTCCCGGAGATTTTCGCAGAGGAGGGCGAGGCCGGCTTCCGCAAGCGCGAGCAGCAGGCCATTGCCCAGCTGACCCAGCGCCTGGGCACCGTGCTCTCGGTGGGCGGCGGAGCGATTCTCCTGGAAGAGAACCGCAGGGCTCTGCGGCAAAACGCCGCCGTGTTCCTGCTGACCCGGGATCTGGAAAAACTGCCGCTGGACGGCCGCCCGCTTTCCAAAGACCCTGCCGCCCTGCGAAAGCTTGCGGAGGTGCGCGGGCCGCTCTATCAGGCCGTCTGCGATTTTGCTGTGGACAACAACGCCTCCCTTTCGGATACGCTGGAAAAAGTGCTGGCCCTGCTGGGCGAGGAGATGCCAAAATAA
- the aroQ gene encoding type II 3-dehydroquinate dehydratase, whose protein sequence is MKFLIINGPNINMLGIREKNIYGEGSYQSLLKLVQETCQSLGIECECFQSNHEGDIVDAIQKAYGNTDGIVINPAAYTHTSIAILDALKAVSIPAVEVHISDVYQRESFRHISYPGMACVKSFIGLGLDGYVQAIRFLKQYLESGNEAGSIL, encoded by the coding sequence ATGAAATTTCTCATCATCAACGGCCCGAATATCAACATGCTGGGCATCCGGGAAAAAAACATCTACGGCGAGGGCTCGTATCAGAGCCTGCTGAAGCTCGTGCAGGAGACTTGCCAGAGCCTGGGCATCGAGTGCGAGTGCTTCCAGTCCAACCACGAGGGCGATATTGTGGATGCCATTCAAAAGGCCTACGGCAACACGGACGGCATCGTCATCAACCCCGCCGCCTATACGCATACCAGCATCGCCATTCTGGATGCGCTCAAGGCCGTGAGCATCCCGGCCGTGGAAGTGCATATCTCGGATGTCTATCAGAGAGAATCCTTCCGGCATATCTCCTACCCCGGCATGGCGTGCGTCAAATCCTTCATCGGCCTGGGGCTGGATGGATATGTGCAGGCAATCCGGTTCCTGAAGCAGTATCTGGAAAGCGGCAATGAAGCGGGAAGCATACTTTAA
- a CDS encoding MGMT family protein, with translation MKREAYFKKVYEIVAHIPPGRVATYGQLAHLAGFGHAPRMAGQALFFAPENLPCHRCVNHCGRLAPDFPDQRARLEAEGVCFRPNGNVDLKKHLWDPYRD, from the coding sequence ATGAAGCGGGAAGCATACTTTAAAAAGGTTTACGAGATCGTGGCTCATATCCCGCCCGGGCGCGTGGCGACCTACGGCCAGCTGGCGCATCTTGCCGGGTTTGGCCATGCGCCGCGCATGGCGGGGCAGGCGCTCTTTTTTGCGCCCGAAAACCTGCCTTGCCACCGCTGTGTCAACCACTGCGGCAGGCTGGCGCCGGATTTTCCGGATCAGCGCGCCCGGCTGGAGGCCGAGGGCGTCTGCTTCCGCCCAAACGGCAACGTGGATCTGAAAAAGCATCTCTGGGACCCTTACAGGGATTAG
- a CDS encoding phosphoribosyltransferase family protein, whose translation MKPTSKTYEINIAGLLRELPIVQVADNMCIASFVLLGDSQLVIKAAAELLPKLPEVDYLITAEAKGIPLVQELARLMNMDRYFVARKSIKPYMVNPFVTEVYSITTQKKQILCLDEVEAKMIEGKRILIVDDVISTGESLKAMEALVKKAGGIVSGKAAILAEGDAGARDDIIFLESFPVFKF comes from the coding sequence ATGAAACCAACGAGCAAGACATACGAGATCAACATCGCCGGCCTGCTGCGCGAGCTTCCCATCGTGCAGGTTGCGGACAATATGTGCATCGCCAGCTTTGTTCTGCTGGGCGACTCCCAGCTGGTCATCAAAGCGGCCGCAGAGCTTTTGCCAAAGCTGCCCGAAGTGGATTATCTGATCACGGCAGAAGCCAAAGGCATTCCGCTGGTGCAGGAGCTGGCCCGGCTGATGAATATGGATCGCTATTTCGTCGCCAGAAAGAGCATCAAGCCCTATATGGTCAACCCGTTCGTAACCGAGGTCTATTCCATCACGACGCAGAAAAAGCAGATTCTCTGCCTGGATGAAGTGGAGGCCAAGATGATCGAAGGCAAGCGCATTTTGATTGTGGACGACGTCATCAGCACGGGCGAATCCCTCAAGGCCATGGAAGCGCTGGTCAAAAAAGCGGGCGGCATCGTCTCGGGCAAGGCTGCCATTCTGGCAGAGGGCGATGCAGGAGCGCGCGACGACATCATCTTCCTGGAATCCTTCCCTGTTTTTAAATTTTAA
- a CDS encoding ATP-binding cassette domain-containing protein — translation MNYRIQNLTYQYTPDGSEVLKDISLEIRQSAVTAVVGPSGCGKTTLVNILSGVIPKLESNGVLQGELELGENPLVSVVSQSPENQLFGYGVEDAIAFGMENMGLPAQEISERLEYVLDLLNLQYLRKRSVAALSGGQRQAVCIASVLAMRPNILIMDEPVSSLDPNGKKMVQGVLNQLRADGTTVLIVDNNLEWSAGIVDRVVGLSDGQVLFDGEKEEFFRNFDLQEKLGVTIPQEAEIYRAMAKIRPEIPMFYSMQGALQQLDALFAQKELPDSAAQELPEEAFLTAHQLNKIFADGFHALKDINTSFPKGQVVAIMGQNGSGKTTLVKHLNGLHKPTSGDVRYNGQSTLKKTVAQISKNIILVFQHPEHMLFEQTVTQEITFCARMQGLPFTDEQVAEVLEKYGLAADAETFPINLSMGKKHLLTILSVLFSSADVVILDEPTLGMDLHIKKQLEEIIAFLKEQGKTVIMISHEIPLVFKVADSAVILSGGKKIYEGGKEALARRDDIFDSINISLPPVVRLSRRYGFGKVCYNVEEFAEQAAAMLKREDA, via the coding sequence TTGAATTATCGTATCCAAAATCTTACTTATCAGTATACGCCGGACGGCAGCGAGGTGCTCAAAGATATCAGCCTGGAAATCCGGCAGAGCGCGGTAACGGCCGTCGTCGGCCCCTCGGGCTGCGGCAAGACGACGCTGGTCAATATCCTAAGCGGCGTCATCCCAAAGCTTGAGAGCAACGGCGTTTTGCAGGGCGAGCTGGAGCTGGGCGAAAACCCGCTGGTCAGCGTCGTCAGCCAGTCGCCGGAAAACCAGCTGTTTGGCTATGGCGTGGAAGATGCCATCGCGTTTGGCATGGAAAATATGGGCCTTCCTGCCCAGGAAATCTCCGAGCGCCTGGAATATGTGCTGGATCTGCTGAATTTGCAGTATCTGCGCAAGCGCTCTGTTGCGGCGCTCTCGGGCGGGCAGCGGCAGGCCGTCTGCATTGCCTCTGTTTTGGCCATGCGTCCCAATATTCTGATCATGGACGAGCCCGTCAGCTCGCTGGACCCCAACGGCAAAAAGATGGTGCAGGGTGTGCTCAACCAGCTCCGCGCCGACGGCACGACGGTGCTCATCGTGGATAACAACCTGGAATGGTCTGCCGGGATCGTGGATCGGGTGGTCGGCCTTTCGGATGGCCAGGTGCTGTTCGACGGCGAAAAAGAGGAGTTCTTCCGCAACTTCGATTTGCAGGAGAAGCTGGGCGTTACCATTCCTCAGGAGGCAGAGATCTACCGCGCCATGGCGAAAATCCGCCCGGAAATTCCCATGTTCTATTCCATGCAGGGCGCCCTGCAGCAGCTGGACGCGCTCTTCGCCCAAAAGGAGCTTCCCGACTCCGCCGCTCAGGAACTGCCCGAAGAGGCGTTTTTGACGGCGCATCAGCTCAATAAAATATTCGCGGACGGCTTCCACGCGCTCAAAGATATCAACACTTCCTTCCCCAAGGGGCAGGTGGTGGCCATCATGGGGCAGAACGGCTCGGGCAAGACGACGCTGGTCAAGCATTTAAACGGCCTGCATAAGCCCACCAGCGGCGACGTCCGCTATAACGGCCAGTCCACCCTCAAAAAGACGGTGGCGCAAATCTCCAAAAACATCATTCTGGTATTCCAGCACCCCGAGCACATGCTCTTCGAGCAGACGGTAACCCAGGAAATTACCTTCTGCGCCCGGATGCAGGGCCTTCCCTTTACGGATGAGCAGGTTGCGGAAGTGTTGGAAAAATACGGCCTGGCCGCAGATGCCGAGACCTTCCCCATCAACCTTTCTATGGGCAAGAAGCATCTACTCACCATCCTCTCGGTGCTGTTTTCCAGCGCAGATGTCGTCATTTTGGACGAGCCCACCCTGGGCATGGATCTGCATATCAAAAAACAGCTGGAGGAGATCATCGCCTTCCTCAAAGAGCAGGGCAAGACGGTCATCATGATCAGCCACGAGATTCCGCTGGTCTTCAAAGTGGCGGACAGCGCCGTCATTTTAAGCGGCGGCAAGAAGATCTACGAGGGCGGCAAAGAGGCCCTCGCCCGCAGAGACGATATTTTTGATTCCATCAACATCAGCCTGCCCCCTGTCGTCCGGCTTTCCCGGCGCTATGGGTTTGGCAAAGTGTGCTACAACGTCGAGGAATTTGCAGAGCAGGCCGCGGCTATGCTGAAAAGGGAGGATGCCTAA
- a CDS encoding energy-coupling factor transporter transmembrane component T, with product MDYLQYVDKDSLLHRLDPRTKFFFFLAMAVLTSLTKSAAALVFLFLFFLGIWLSCGIMPEMGKLLKQLKALLIFIFLLWFVLGLFERPPVEGGPIFYEGNVLGMNICFDWYDFYKGFVYSMRIYLMIASFFMVLITTNFSEIILGLCKWHMPYSISFAIGLVFQIIPIIITELRAIMEAQSSRGLEIEECGTATKIKNYIIFSIPLLFRVIGKGHAISLAMHFYKLNFGVKRTSYKTIKASKYDAWFLLATAVAIAGTVALRFLFYIPV from the coding sequence ATGGATTATTTGCAGTATGTCGATAAGGATTCCCTCCTGCACCGCCTGGATCCCCGCACGAAGTTCTTCTTCTTCCTGGCCATGGCCGTGCTGACGTCTCTCACCAAATCCGCCGCGGCGCTGGTATTTTTGTTCCTGTTCTTCCTGGGCATCTGGCTGAGCTGCGGCATCATGCCCGAGATGGGCAAGCTGCTGAAACAGCTCAAAGCGCTTCTGATATTCATCTTCCTGCTCTGGTTTGTGCTGGGGCTGTTTGAACGGCCTCCGGTAGAGGGCGGCCCCATCTTCTATGAGGGCAATGTGCTCGGGATGAACATCTGCTTCGATTGGTACGATTTCTACAAGGGCTTTGTCTATTCCATGCGCATCTACCTGATGATCGCCTCCTTCTTCATGGTGCTCATCACGACCAACTTCAGCGAGATCATTCTGGGCCTCTGCAAATGGCATATGCCCTATTCCATCAGCTTTGCCATCGGCCTGGTGTTCCAGATCATCCCCATCATCATCACAGAACTGCGGGCCATCATGGAAGCCCAGAGCTCCCGCGGCCTGGAAATCGAGGAATGCGGCACGGCGACAAAAATCAAGAACTATATCATTTTCTCGATTCCTCTGCTGTTCCGCGTCATCGGCAAGGGCCATGCCATCTCGCTGGCCATGCACTTCTATAAGCTGAACTTTGGCGTCAAGCGCACGTCCTATAAAACCATCAAGGCATCCAAATACGACGCCTGGTTCCTCCTGGCAACTGCCGTTGCCATCGCCGGGACGGTCGCTCTGCGCTTTCTCTTCTATATCCCGGTTTAA
- a CDS encoding creatininase family protein, with translation MIAKWENLSRDQLSALDKDNTIVLLPMSATEQHGPHLPVGTDSIILSTLMDKAIEAADGYSGGNVIFAPQLHIGKSNEHMDFCGTLTFSAQTYYALLHDIAGCIAKHGFKKLVLFNSHGGNTDMANLLSRDLRIDFGLQVYVFDWWFTSFWAEAREKYQQSGPYGIFHACELETSLMLEARPETVRMDLAVDEDPAECFTGDKFVTVFGPVNAGWRTKDVTKSGVIGAPTYATKEKGQAFFAYAVEKLFAILQEISQINY, from the coding sequence ATGATTGCAAAGTGGGAAAATCTATCGAGAGACCAGCTTTCCGCGCTGGATAAGGATAATACCATCGTCCTGCTGCCCATGTCTGCCACAGAGCAGCACGGCCCGCATCTTCCCGTGGGCACGGATTCCATCATCTTAAGCACGCTGATGGATAAGGCCATCGAGGCGGCAGACGGCTATTCGGGCGGCAACGTCATCTTCGCGCCGCAGCTGCACATCGGCAAGAGCAACGAGCATATGGATTTCTGCGGCACGCTGACTTTCTCCGCCCAGACCTACTATGCCCTTCTGCACGATATTGCCGGCTGCATCGCAAAGCACGGCTTCAAAAAGCTGGTGCTGTTCAACAGCCACGGCGGCAACACGGATATGGCCAACCTGCTTTCCCGGGATCTTCGCATCGATTTCGGCCTGCAGGTCTATGTGTTCGATTGGTGGTTCACCTCCTTCTGGGCAGAGGCCCGGGAGAAATATCAGCAGTCCGGCCCCTACGGCATCTTCCATGCCTGCGAGCTGGAGACTTCCCTGATGCTGGAAGCACGGCCGGAAACCGTGCGCATGGATCTCGCGGTAGATGAAGACCCCGCCGAGTGCTTTACGGGCGATAAGTTCGTCACAGTGTTCGGCCCCGTCAACGCCGGCTGGCGCACCAAGGATGTAACCAAAAGCGGCGTCATCGGCGCGCCCACCTATGCCACCAAAGAAAAGGGACAAGCGTTTTTCGCGTACGCGGTCGAAAAACTTTTTGCAATTTTGCAGGAAATCTCGCAAATCAATTATTAA
- a CDS encoding aminotriazole resistance protein: MANANTRKFSFVNIVFFVIFGVLTGILWAYLCPIPLIPGVHFRTFAFIIPVIGYLFGPVTGFFSGYIGTIVWALLSGSFIALHSPLTDGITVGLSAALPALIHLKGGKVDLMSLLEPGKKGKFIGMSLFWSVLFGVLMILTTSLSLSYFTGMKYTYCILWIGIADVVPIALTPFVVIWLAPLMKNVRTLVPYV; encoded by the coding sequence ATGGCAAATGCTAACACCAGAAAATTCTCCTTTGTCAACATCGTCTTCTTCGTCATCTTCGGCGTGTTGACCGGCATTCTTTGGGCATATCTCTGCCCGATTCCGCTGATCCCCGGTGTGCACTTCCGCACATTCGCATTCATCATCCCGGTGATCGGTTATCTGTTTGGGCCAGTTACCGGCTTCTTCTCCGGCTATATCGGCACCATCGTCTGGGCGCTGCTCTCGGGCAGCTTCATCGCCCTGCACAGCCCGCTGACCGACGGCATCACGGTTGGCCTTTCGGCAGCTCTGCCCGCCCTCATTCACCTCAAAGGCGGCAAGGTTGACCTGATGAGCCTGCTGGAGCCGGGCAAAAAGGGCAAGTTCATCGGCATGAGCCTGTTCTGGAGCGTCCTGTTCGGCGTTCTGATGATCCTGACGACCAGCCTCTCCCTCTCCTACTTCACTGGTATGAAATATACCTACTGCATCCTCTGGATCGGCATCGCAGACGTCGTTCCGATCGCGCTGACGCCCTTCGTCGTCATTTGGCTTGCTCCGCTCATGAAGAACGTGCGGACGCTGGTCCCCTATGTATAG
- a CDS encoding transporter substrate-binding domain-containing protein yields the protein MMKKRVTLVLMATLLLLALCLTSCAKKDAGYVVLSEPLAEEQFAIGFRKEDKALCQAVEKALVEMKEDGTLAKIDEKWFGKEVSIVDASLVTADATDDSLSKLQERGKFVLGLDDSFPPMGYRDENNDIVGYDIDVATEVCKRLGVELVLQPISWTAKEKEINSGNIDCIWNGFSINPERQEQLCLSMPYLQNRQVIVTTQKLYDKGLKTAEDLAGKTLVLQGGSTAVDALAEFPDLAASLKGGAAVEVDTYVLAMFDLSSGGADAVLMDEVVANYYIANPAAQE from the coding sequence ATGATGAAAAAGAGAGTTACTTTGGTTTTGATGGCGACGCTGTTGCTGCTCGCCCTTTGCCTGACTTCCTGCGCAAAGAAAGACGCGGGATACGTCGTCCTCTCCGAGCCTCTGGCAGAAGAGCAGTTTGCTATCGGCTTCCGCAAAGAGGATAAGGCGCTCTGCCAGGCCGTAGAAAAGGCGCTGGTCGAGATGAAGGAAGACGGCACGCTGGCCAAAATCGATGAAAAGTGGTTTGGCAAAGAAGTGAGCATCGTGGATGCCTCGCTGGTTACGGCGGATGCCACCGATGATTCCCTGTCTAAGCTCCAGGAGAGAGGCAAATTCGTCCTCGGGTTAGATGATTCCTTCCCGCCCATGGGCTACCGCGATGAGAACAACGACATCGTCGGCTACGATATTGACGTGGCGACGGAGGTCTGCAAGCGCCTGGGCGTTGAGCTGGTGCTCCAGCCCATCAGCTGGACGGCAAAGGAGAAAGAGATCAATTCCGGCAATATCGACTGCATCTGGAATGGCTTTTCCATCAACCCCGAGCGCCAGGAGCAGCTCTGCCTCTCCATGCCCTATCTGCAAAACCGCCAGGTCATCGTAACCACACAGAAGCTCTACGATAAGGGCCTGAAAACCGCCGAGGATTTGGCCGGCAAGACGCTGGTTCTGCAAGGCGGCTCCACTGCCGTAGATGCGCTGGCAGAGTTCCCGGATCTGGCTGCGAGCCTCAAGGGCGGCGCGGCTGTGGAAGTGGATACCTATGTGCTGGCCATGTTCGACCTCTCCTCGGGCGGTGCAGATGCCGTTTTGATGGATGAAGTCGTGGCAAACTACTATATCGCAAACCCTGCGGCGCAGGAATAG
- a CDS encoding amino acid ABC transporter permease translates to MSGQALQTFLLNMLDASVVTLEVFFLTLLFSLPLGLVFAAARMSRRKWVRVPMESFLLIIRGTPLILQLIFFYFVPPDLLGIGLPRFWAAILAFSINYAAYFAEIFRGGIQAIDPGQIEAAKVLGFGKMQTFFRITLPQVVKIILPSMGNEFMTLVKDTALAQTIGVAEIFRLANTSASGNFSTLPIIIAGIFYFAMNGIVSLGFSYLSRKLSYYK, encoded by the coding sequence ATGTCTGGCCAAGCACTGCAAACCTTTCTTCTCAATATGCTGGATGCCTCCGTCGTTACGCTGGAGGTTTTCTTTCTGACGCTGCTCTTCTCCCTGCCCCTGGGCCTGGTGTTTGCGGCGGCCCGCATGTCGCGCCGCAAATGGGTGCGCGTCCCAATGGAGAGTTTTCTGCTCATCATCCGGGGGACGCCCCTCATCCTGCAGCTCATCTTCTTCTATTTCGTCCCGCCGGATCTGCTGGGCATCGGCCTGCCGCGCTTTTGGGCGGCCATCCTGGCCTTTTCCATCAACTATGCCGCATATTTCGCCGAGATTTTCCGGGGCGGCATTCAGGCCATCGATCCCGGGCAGATAGAGGCCGCCAAAGTGCTGGGGTTTGGCAAGATGCAGACGTTTTTCCGCATCACGCTGCCCCAGGTTGTCAAAATCATCCTGCCCTCCATGGGCAACGAGTTTATGACGCTGGTCAAGGATACGGCTCTGGCGCAGACCATTGGCGTCGCGGAGATCTTCCGCCTGGCAAACACCTCTGCCTCAGGCAATTTTTCCACTTTGCCCATCATCATCGCCGGAATTTTCTATTTCGCCATGAACGGCATTGTCTCCCTGGGCTTCTCCTATCTCAGCCGCAAGCTTTCCTATTATAAGTGA